AGCCCGAAGACCGTACAGCACCTCGTCAAAAAATATCTGGCTAAAATCGAATTCGGCGGTCCGGGATATTCGGTCCATAAGCTGCGCCACACCGCCGCGACGCTGATGTACCAGCACGGCCACGTGGATATCCGGGTGCTCAAGGATATCCTCGGCCATGAAAACCTCGGCACGACGGAAATATACACCCACCTTTCCAGTCGGCAGATGCAGGACGCGGCAAACGCGAATCCGCTGTCGAAAATCCATCCCCGACAAAACACAGTCACGGCCGGGAAGATCGAAAAGATCAAAACAAAAAAAGGAACCGAAGAATAACGGTTCCTTTTTTGTTGCTTAGCTTGTTAAAAATTTATCCAATGGGATTCAGCGGTCTTTGAAGACCGTTCCGTCGCCGTCGCCGTCTGCGGAGTCTCCGGATCCCGGATGCGTCCCTTCCTTGGGTTCGGACTGATCCGCTGTTTTTTCCTGATAAGGCCGAATCATCATTTTTTCAATCAGCGGATAAATCGCAAAATTGATCAGGAAGGAAACAAAGGAAAAAGTAAAAAGCGCCAAGAATAATCCGTTGATGAGAAGCGTCAGCGGCGAAGCCAGAAGATAGAGAAAATAATGCAGAAAGACAAGAACGGCAAAGATCACGGTGAGCAGAATGTTGCGCCACAGCCCCACGATCGCAAAGATCAGGGCGTTTTTATAAAGCTGCTTCAGCTTCAGATCAAATGTGACGATCATCAGCGGCACATAATACTGAGAAAACAGGAATACCATCATGATTGCCACGCTGATACCGAACGCAACCGTGAAAAGAACATTTTTATGGGACATGGAATAATAAAAACTCAGGCAAAACGAGATGAGGCTGAACGCCGCATAGCAGACCACCCCGTTTACGGAAAACTGCTTCCAGTTCGCAAGGACGGCGTCTTTGAAATCCGAGAACAGAAAAGCGTGCTCTTCCCTGGCGTAATTCCTGGTCACAAACGTCATTCCGGCCCAGAACGGGGAAAGAAGGATAACGGGAAGATTGACGAGAAACGGCTGCGCGGTCAGGCGGCTGAACAGATAAATCAGGAAACCGACGACGGCCGCCGGAACCAGAAACAGCAGGTTCAGCTGAATCAGATTCATGAATTTCCGGAAATAGAGATGGAAAAACCGAAAAAAGGCTGCCCTCTGCGGTTCATCCTTACTCACACCCGGCCCCGGCTTGTTGTAATTTCCAAAAAAAGGAAAACCTGCCAAACAAATCAACTCCTACAGAATTTTAAAATGGGAAAACAGCTCTACCCCAGCTTCGCTTTGGGGTGGCAGTTGTTGTAGACCTCTTTAAAATGATGGTTGAGAAGATGGACATAGATT
This window of the Ruminococcaceae bacterium BL-6 genome carries:
- a CDS encoding membrane protein of unknown function (Evidence 5 : Unknown function), with protein sequence MAGFPFFGNYNKPGPGVSKDEPQRAAFFRFFHLYFRKFMNLIQLNLLFLVPAAVVGFLIYLFSRLTAQPFLVNLPVILLSPFWAGMTFVTRNYAREEHAFLFSDFKDAVLANWKQFSVNGVVCYAAFSLISFCLSFYYSMSHKNVLFTVAFGISVAIMMVFLFSQYYVPLMIVTFDLKLKQLYKNALIFAIVGLWRNILLTVIFAVLVFLHYFLYLLASPLTLLINGLFLALFTFSFVSFLINFAIYPLIEKMMIRPYQEKTADQSEPKEGTHPGSGDSADGDGDGTVFKDR